A genomic window from Parcubacteria group bacterium CG10_big_fil_rev_8_21_14_0_10_36_14 includes:
- the rpmG gene encoding 50S ribosomal protein L33 — MSQDNLIKLECTECKRINYHTSKNKKKLKNRIELQKHCKWCKKHTLHKETK, encoded by the coding sequence ATGTCTCAAGACAACCTAATAAAATTGGAGTGTACAGAGTGTAAAAGAATTAACTATCATACTTCAAAAAACAAAAAAAAGCTGAAGAATAGGATAGAGTTGCAAAAACACTGCAAATGGTGCAAAAAACATACATTGCATAAAGAAACAAAATAA